The Streptomyces cynarae genome contains a region encoding:
- a CDS encoding ABC transporter ATP-binding protein, producing the protein MATDVHGPVTTGAAKPPAPASAVRVEGLTRSFDGRAVIERLKLDVRPGEFVALLGRSGCGKSTLLRILAGLDRDIEGTVLVPRRKAVAFQTPRLMPWKKVWRNVLLGLPGKPERTVAEKALEEVGLTHRSDAWPKTLSGGEAQRASLARALVREPDLLLLDEPFGALDALTRIKAQRLVGELWQRRGCAVLLVTHDVEEAVLLADRVLVMDGGVIAHETTVDLDRPRNITDPRFAEVRAGLLERLGVATAAEAG; encoded by the coding sequence ATGGCGACCGACGTTCACGGGCCGGTGACGACCGGCGCCGCCAAGCCCCCCGCCCCCGCCTCGGCCGTCCGTGTCGAGGGGCTCACCCGCTCCTTCGACGGACGCGCCGTCATCGAACGACTGAAACTCGACGTGCGACCGGGAGAGTTCGTGGCTCTGCTGGGCCGCAGCGGCTGCGGCAAGTCGACCCTGCTGCGCATCCTCGCCGGCCTCGACCGCGACATCGAGGGCACCGTCCTCGTCCCGCGCCGCAAGGCGGTCGCCTTCCAGACGCCCCGGCTGATGCCGTGGAAGAAGGTGTGGCGCAATGTGCTGCTCGGGCTGCCCGGCAAGCCCGAACGCACCGTCGCCGAAAAGGCGTTGGAGGAGGTCGGCCTGACGCACCGCTCGGACGCCTGGCCGAAGACCCTCTCCGGCGGCGAGGCCCAGCGTGCATCCCTGGCGCGCGCCCTGGTGCGCGAACCGGATCTTCTGCTGCTCGACGAGCCGTTCGGCGCGCTCGACGCGCTCACCCGCATCAAGGCCCAGCGCCTGGTGGGCGAGCTGTGGCAGCGGCGCGGTTGCGCCGTTCTGCTGGTCACGCACGACGTCGAGGAGGCGGTGCTGCTCGCCGACCGCGTCCTGGTGATGGACGGCGGCGTCATCGCCCACGAGACGACGGTCGACCTGGACCGCCCTCGCAACATCACCGACCCCCGCTTCGCGGAGGTGCGCGCCGGGCTGCTGGAACGCCTCGGCGTCGCCACGGCCGCCGAAGCCGGCTGA
- a CDS encoding ABC transporter permease, whose protein sequence is MSISHAPPGAAESDISAISEDGQAPSELEPLVPSSARRTRVPRWLRRTSGPLLLLALWQLLSSTGVLPSDVLASPGRIAQVAGDLVADGSLPSAMGTSLRRVAAGLLLGTVIGTGLALVSGLFRIGEDLVDAPVQMLRTVPFVGLIPLFIIWFGIGEAPKVAIITLGVTFPLYLNVYAGIRGVDAQLIEAGESLGLSRWGLVRHVVLPGALPGAMTGLRYSLGIAWLALVFAEQVNADAGIGFLMVQARDFLRTDVIMVCLIVYAFFGLLADFIVRSLERLLLQWRPTFTGR, encoded by the coding sequence ATGAGCATCAGCCATGCCCCACCCGGCGCCGCTGAGTCCGACATTTCCGCCATATCGGAAGATGGGCAGGCACCGTCCGAGCTCGAACCCCTCGTTCCCTCCTCCGCTCGCCGCACCCGCGTCCCCCGATGGCTGCGGCGCACCTCCGGCCCACTCCTGCTGCTCGCCCTCTGGCAACTCCTCAGCAGCACAGGCGTGTTGCCCTCCGACGTCCTCGCCTCTCCCGGCAGGATCGCTCAGGTCGCGGGCGATCTCGTCGCCGACGGATCCCTGCCCTCCGCGATGGGCACCTCACTGCGCCGGGTGGCGGCCGGTCTGCTGCTCGGCACCGTCATCGGCACCGGACTGGCCCTCGTCTCCGGGCTGTTCCGCATCGGCGAGGACCTCGTGGACGCGCCCGTCCAAATGCTGAGAACGGTCCCGTTCGTCGGCCTGATCCCGCTGTTCATCATCTGGTTCGGCATCGGCGAGGCCCCGAAGGTCGCCATCATCACCCTCGGCGTGACCTTTCCGCTCTACCTCAACGTCTACGCCGGCATCCGCGGCGTGGACGCCCAGCTGATCGAGGCCGGGGAGTCCCTGGGGCTCTCCCGGTGGGGGCTCGTCCGGCATGTCGTGCTGCCGGGCGCGTTGCCCGGCGCGATGACCGGTCTGCGCTACTCCCTCGGCATCGCGTGGCTCGCCCTGGTGTTCGCCGAGCAGGTCAACGCGGATGCCGGGATCGGCTTCCTCATGGTCCAGGCGCGGGACTTCCTGCGGACCGACGTGATCATGGTCTGCCTGATCGTCTACGCCTTCTTCGGCCTGCTCGCCGACTTCATCGTCCGCTCCCTCGAAAGGCTGCTGCTGCAATGGCGACCGACGTTCACGGGCCGGTGA
- a CDS encoding putative leader peptide, translating into MLRSALLTTRGHIDLLRVASAACRRGR; encoded by the coding sequence ATGTTGCGTTCAGCCCTGCTCACCACGCGCGGTCATATCGACCTGCTGCGGGTGGCCTCTGCCGCGTGTCGCCGCGGCCGCTGA
- a CDS encoding secondary thiamine-phosphate synthase enzyme YjbQ, which yields MSDAFSTRVLNIATGSSETVFDLTRECATFLREVSRGRDGLLNVFVPHATAGVAIIETGAGSDDDLLAALHTLLPADDRWQHRHGSPGHGRDHVLPALVPPHATLPVIGGEMELGTWQSVCLVDTNISNVNRQVRLTFLG from the coding sequence ATGTCCGATGCCTTCAGCACCCGCGTCCTGAATATCGCCACCGGATCCTCGGAGACGGTCTTCGACCTCACCCGAGAATGTGCGACCTTCCTCCGTGAGGTGAGCAGGGGCCGGGACGGCCTCCTGAACGTTTTCGTGCCGCACGCCACGGCCGGCGTGGCGATCATCGAGACGGGCGCCGGCAGTGACGACGACCTCCTGGCCGCCCTGCACACCCTCCTCCCGGCCGACGATCGTTGGCAGCACCGCCACGGCAGCCCCGGCCACGGCCGCGACCACGTCCTCCCGGCCCTCGTCCCGCCCCACGCGACCCTGCCGGTCATCGGCGGAGAGATGGAACTGGGGACCTGGCAGTCGGTGTGCCTGGTGGACACCAACATCTCTAATGTCAACCGTCAGGTTCGACTGACCTTCCTGGGCTGA
- a CDS encoding recombinase family protein produces the protein MIERPYDGCGKCLLGVRRLSRMKLATSSPERQRESVLTAAASVGGHIIGWADDWEVSGATDPMTRPKLGPWLRDERGPYDGLVAAAVDRLGRNVVDCLNTGYKMRDEKKLLVTYGHEGPWELDDPADENRFTMEAWGAQMELRAIQRRNRDATVKTRAAGRPKGKPSYGFQYIRTVMGGKIDHVELHPHGSEVIREVARRILADPDNVTPSSEAARLNRAGELSPADHLAVLYGKQAGGRPWLPASLKNILLSEAALGYLMHRHKPVLDKEGNPVRLCKGLWDRATHEALKKAIHGRRPFGTRHSNRAYLLTGVALCGQCHNKLYTQTSNNDVPPRYTCAARNKGWFRAQDCRPAPLIRSHLLDSYVEEWFLQRFGDGLIYETVYDPGNGIPERIAETRANRERLRADREAGLYDSPDDAAWFRERYAVLGRELATLEAEPQRAPGMVRRPTGETVADRWFRAPDVQARKEILIDFNVRVTLFPASAPVRWVAGFMHGPERNSMAAL, from the coding sequence GTGATCGAACGACCCTACGACGGATGCGGCAAGTGCCTGCTTGGCGTGCGGCGGCTGTCCCGCATGAAGCTGGCCACGTCATCCCCTGAGCGTCAGCGGGAGAGCGTGCTGACGGCTGCTGCGTCCGTCGGCGGCCACATCATCGGCTGGGCCGACGACTGGGAGGTCTCGGGTGCCACCGACCCGATGACGCGCCCGAAGTTGGGCCCCTGGCTCCGCGACGAAAGGGGGCCCTACGACGGCCTGGTTGCCGCCGCCGTGGACCGCCTTGGGCGCAACGTGGTCGACTGCCTGAATACCGGCTACAAGATGCGGGACGAGAAGAAACTGCTCGTCACCTACGGGCATGAGGGCCCCTGGGAGCTGGACGATCCGGCGGACGAGAACCGCTTCACCATGGAGGCGTGGGGCGCGCAAATGGAACTGCGCGCCATTCAGCGCCGTAACCGTGACGCCACCGTCAAGACCAGGGCGGCCGGCCGTCCGAAGGGCAAGCCGTCCTACGGCTTTCAGTACATACGGACGGTGATGGGCGGCAAGATCGACCACGTCGAGCTCCATCCGCACGGCTCGGAGGTCATACGGGAGGTCGCCCGCCGCATTCTGGCCGACCCCGACAACGTCACCCCCAGCAGTGAGGCGGCCCGGCTGAACCGTGCCGGGGAGCTGTCGCCGGCCGATCACCTGGCGGTGCTGTATGGCAAGCAGGCGGGAGGTCGGCCATGGCTGCCGGCCAGCCTCAAGAACATCCTGCTGTCAGAGGCGGCCTTGGGATACCTGATGCACAGGCACAAGCCGGTGCTCGACAAGGAGGGAAACCCCGTCCGCCTCTGCAAAGGGCTGTGGGACCGGGCGACCCATGAGGCCCTGAAGAAGGCAATCCATGGCCGTAGGCCCTTTGGTACGCGCCACTCGAACCGTGCTTACCTGCTCACGGGAGTCGCCCTGTGCGGGCAGTGCCACAATAAGCTCTACACCCAGACCTCGAACAACGACGTGCCGCCCCGCTACACCTGCGCCGCCCGGAACAAGGGATGGTTCCGCGCCCAGGACTGCCGCCCTGCACCGCTCATCCGATCCCATCTTCTCGACAGCTACGTCGAGGAATGGTTCCTGCAGAGGTTCGGCGACGGCTTGATCTACGAGACGGTGTACGACCCGGGGAACGGCATCCCCGAACGCATCGCCGAAACGCGGGCCAACCGCGAACGACTGCGCGCCGACCGCGAGGCCGGGCTGTACGACTCGCCGGACGACGCCGCCTGGTTCCGCGAACGGTACGCAGTCCTGGGACGCGAACTGGCGACCCTCGAGGCCGAACCGCAGCGCGCGCCCGGTATGGTCCGGCGGCCGACTGGTGAGACCGTCGCGGACCGCTGGTTCCGGGCGCCGGACGTGCAGGCCCGTAAGGAGATCCTGATCGACTTCAACGTCCGGGTGACCCTCTTCCCTGCCAGCGCCCCGGTCCGTTGGGTGGCAGGTTTCATGCACGGACCCGAACGGAACTCCATGGCCGCTCTGTAG
- a CDS encoding TIGR02677 family protein, with protein sequence MPQLDGSGTLGSFDLDGLVVGDRLRLFNFTQRDDWASYLWVLRAMNQLRMVHQVQVHTSDVAAVLGELAANHADVPAIADLNLRAMLDVLSGDRDREREGARVLCRVEDAARAGSLAAYRNRQSVYQFTEIGYRAYMAVEDVLGARVEDANLSRLVFADILSDLKALAAANLSADREEIYRKLSRLDSVLDDMTRRAARFYLTLNDVTRTTDISPETFLRHKHALLAHMSDFSAELERYAPRLADAVRLVEDSGIETLLERAAEADERPMMRPEARREDWRRRWVGLRQWFLASEVADSKADQLQGATRTAISGVIALLRQVTESRRSGVSRTTQLRHLAAWVAGAPDEQAANALIAAAFDLRSARHLGGAHDDGEQISSRSTWWDAPGIEVSVSLFRHGKRPSPGGPQPIRTERGARARLREKQRAVRAAERVAAERLLEHGPHERVLDESELRAVLKLLTRALEARTVVAGRLRSATGASDVMTLRLIPSQTGSRLRTVHGTLVLPGFTLELSPAGPIRRGTAEVS encoded by the coding sequence GTGCCGCAGTTAGATGGTTCCGGCACGCTGGGGTCATTCGATCTTGATGGCCTGGTAGTTGGTGATCGGCTGAGGTTGTTCAACTTCACCCAGCGTGACGATTGGGCGTCGTATCTGTGGGTCTTGCGGGCGATGAACCAACTGCGGATGGTTCACCAGGTACAGGTGCACACCAGCGATGTGGCGGCAGTGCTGGGGGAGCTGGCTGCCAACCACGCTGACGTTCCCGCCATTGCGGATCTCAACTTGCGGGCGATGCTGGATGTCCTGTCCGGGGATCGGGATCGCGAGCGGGAGGGTGCCCGGGTGCTGTGCCGGGTGGAGGATGCCGCTCGGGCGGGAAGCCTGGCCGCGTATCGAAACCGGCAGTCTGTTTATCAGTTCACTGAGATCGGCTACCGGGCCTATATGGCGGTGGAGGATGTGCTCGGCGCGCGGGTGGAGGACGCGAATCTGTCCCGGCTGGTGTTCGCTGACATCCTGTCCGATCTCAAGGCCCTGGCCGCGGCGAACCTCAGCGCCGACCGGGAGGAGATCTACCGCAAGCTCTCACGGCTGGACAGCGTTCTGGATGACATGACCCGCAGGGCCGCACGGTTCTATCTGACGTTGAACGATGTAACGCGAACCACGGACATCTCGCCGGAGACGTTCCTGCGGCACAAGCATGCCCTGCTGGCGCACATGAGCGATTTCTCCGCTGAGCTCGAGCGGTACGCACCCCGCCTGGCTGACGCGGTTCGCCTGGTGGAAGACAGCGGCATCGAGACGCTGTTGGAGCGGGCCGCGGAGGCGGACGAGCGGCCGATGATGAGGCCGGAGGCCCGCCGGGAGGATTGGCGTCGGCGCTGGGTGGGGCTTCGCCAGTGGTTCCTCGCGAGCGAAGTGGCGGATTCGAAAGCCGACCAGTTGCAGGGGGCGACACGTACGGCGATCTCGGGTGTGATCGCGTTGCTGCGGCAGGTCACTGAGTCGCGGCGAAGCGGGGTGAGCCGCACGACGCAGTTGCGGCACTTGGCAGCCTGGGTTGCGGGGGCGCCGGATGAGCAAGCGGCGAACGCGCTGATCGCCGCGGCGTTCGACCTGCGTTCGGCCCGGCACCTGGGCGGGGCCCATGACGACGGTGAGCAGATCTCTTCCCGCTCGACGTGGTGGGATGCTCCCGGCATTGAGGTGAGCGTCAGCTTGTTCCGGCATGGCAAACGGCCCTCGCCCGGGGGTCCGCAGCCGATCCGTACCGAGCGCGGGGCGCGCGCCCGGCTGCGGGAGAAGCAGCGGGCGGTGCGGGCGGCTGAGCGGGTGGCGGCCGAACGGCTACTGGAGCACGGTCCCCATGAACGGGTGCTGGACGAGTCCGAGCTTCGGGCGGTGCTGAAGCTGCTCACCCGGGCGTTGGAAGCACGGACCGTGGTCGCGGGCCGGTTGCGGTCGGCCACCGGGGCAAGTGATGTAATGACGTTGCGGCTCATCCCCAGCCAGACCGGCAGTCGGCTGCGCACCGTGCACGGCACGCTGGTGCTGCCCGGCTTCACACTGGAGCTTTCTCCCGCAGGACCGATCCGGCGGGGGACGGCGGAGGTGAGCTGA
- a CDS encoding TIGR02678 family protein, translating to MAAAHRVAARVEPAQLGSYQEAARLVLLHSVISESHPRPGALAVVLRWADELAEDFRSLFGYTLHTTARHARLIRRLDVFDGSQAILAANSGRRPFDRRRLAYLCLVLACLHGSRVEIALADLVKDFSPHANAIDHLGFNPTAPGHKDAIVDVMDWLVQYGALRVSDGSTQAWARDPDRGDALFDIDHELCNALFRPGKPLQHLTSAAGLLEAPPSGIGRDARRRHGAQRARRAVIENPVVYFADADPETAAALRQPTLAEDLVRLTGLQIERRAEGIMLVDTTGHFTDRRFPGRGGAVNRTAGLLLAKIADLQEDPERSRELKRMQPPDPAEEHADLLARIDLALPHAGTLAALALDAPAVDGTNSPEQVEVEDEVSEPVRTPELPLVEDARLAEMINELYEEFGPASFTSKWQADPRGLLAEALVLLADLRLVHPVPGGVLVRPAAGRYRNITAVLPHPQSDGQFAFDFSAAEDPS from the coding sequence ATGGCCGCCGCGCATCGCGTTGCTGCGAGGGTGGAGCCGGCGCAGCTGGGTTCGTATCAGGAGGCCGCCCGGCTGGTGCTATTGCACAGTGTGATCAGTGAGAGCCACCCCCGCCCAGGTGCGCTGGCGGTGGTGCTGCGCTGGGCGGACGAGCTGGCCGAGGACTTCCGCTCGCTCTTCGGTTACACCCTCCACACCACTGCCCGGCACGCGAGGCTGATTCGGCGCCTGGACGTGTTCGACGGCAGCCAGGCGATCCTCGCGGCCAACAGCGGTCGTAGGCCGTTCGACCGACGACGGTTGGCGTACCTGTGTCTCGTGCTGGCGTGCCTGCACGGCTCCCGGGTCGAGATCGCCCTCGCTGACCTGGTGAAGGATTTCAGCCCGCACGCCAACGCTATCGATCATCTCGGCTTTAACCCGACTGCTCCGGGGCACAAAGACGCCATCGTGGACGTCATGGACTGGCTGGTGCAGTACGGGGCCCTGCGCGTCTCGGACGGTTCGACCCAAGCCTGGGCCCGCGACCCGGACCGCGGGGACGCCCTGTTCGACATCGACCACGAGCTATGCAACGCCCTGTTCCGTCCCGGCAAGCCCCTGCAGCACCTGACGAGCGCCGCCGGATTGCTGGAGGCACCGCCGAGCGGCATCGGCCGCGATGCCCGACGCCGACATGGGGCGCAGCGGGCGCGCCGCGCCGTTATCGAAAACCCAGTGGTGTACTTCGCCGACGCCGATCCCGAAACTGCCGCCGCACTACGCCAGCCCACATTGGCGGAGGATTTGGTGCGCCTGACGGGGCTGCAGATCGAGCGCCGGGCTGAGGGCATCATGCTTGTCGACACCACTGGTCACTTCACCGACCGGCGCTTCCCTGGCCGCGGCGGCGCGGTTAACCGCACGGCCGGTCTGCTCCTGGCCAAGATCGCCGACCTGCAAGAAGACCCCGAACGATCGCGTGAGCTGAAGCGCATGCAGCCACCGGATCCTGCGGAAGAGCACGCCGACCTGCTCGCCCGTATCGACTTGGCGCTGCCGCACGCCGGAACGCTGGCCGCTCTTGCGCTAGACGCCCCCGCAGTCGACGGCACCAATTCACCCGAACAGGTGGAAGTCGAAGACGAGGTGAGCGAGCCGGTCCGGACCCCGGAGCTGCCCCTGGTTGAAGACGCCCGCTTGGCAGAGATGATCAACGAGCTCTATGAGGAGTTCGGGCCGGCCTCGTTCACCAGCAAGTGGCAGGCGGACCCGCGTGGCCTGTTGGCCGAGGCCCTCGTCCTCCTCGCCGATCTGCGCTTGGTGCATCCGGTGCCCGGTGGCGTATTGGTTCGCCCGGCGGCGGGCCGCTACCGCAACATCACCGCCGTCCTGCCTCATCCGCAGAGCGACGGGCAGTTCGCATTCGACTTCTCCGCCGCGGAGGACCCCTCCTGA